From the genome of Vigna angularis cultivar LongXiaoDou No.4 chromosome 11, ASM1680809v1, whole genome shotgun sequence, one region includes:
- the LOC108332678 gene encoding probable serine/threonine-protein kinase PBL6, whose amino-acid sequence MSAETQRVVVIQDASRDVSSKAILGALEKFSVKAGDQLIIVAILDWISSPMGYMVRVDSSSMMISTNQKIIGKWHTKKKKEYLMNENIKEISNYCKLNEIGFQIEVLVGPTAEVASTAAKDFQATSLILFRQIHKDMKYFMRRHPCGMYRITSDNSIERLKDPKSTSSTKSLVDRQENVSYKEMFPGSEEEERSLQSEYQAVSRSSSSDMLTSTGASSQWSTEVSNSSFGSFRYGHQHQEGNFYSNIEQETAGNRSLFHISENEEMNQSEVDKKEKHGRNTEKSHMEEEFTNPLCSVCNNRRPKVGLQIDFTYAELFAATKGFSPNNFLSEGGFGSVYKGLLNGMKIAVKQHKNAGFQGEKEFKSEVNLLSKARHENVVVLLGSCSEGTNRLLVYEYVCNGSLDQHLSEHSRSPLSWEDRINIAIGAAKGLLYLHKNKMIHRDVRPNNILITHDHHPLIGDFGLARSQNEDSIHSTEVVGTLGYLAPEYAEHGKVSSKTDVYSFGVVLLQLITGMRTTDKRLGGRSLVGWARPLLKERNYPDLIDERIIKAHDVHQLFWMVRIAEKCLSREPQRRLNMIQVVDALTDIVEGRTCDSILRDYSPARSDSIYSASESDESEDEMKESFKCEDESPTRSSEFIDSNSTCQMMHMNLRQPPSPPIQSVSLSSSSSHYSHDESTSDGEALQISKSNEGSSIFRC is encoded by the exons ATGAGTGCAGAAACTCAGAGGGTAGTGGTGATCCAGGATGCATCAAGAGATGTTAGTTCAAAAGCTATCCTTGGAGCCCTGGAAAAGTTTTCTGTTAAAGCTGGAGATCAGCTTATAATTGTTGCTATCCTTGATTGGATTAGCAGTCCca TGGGTTACATGGTCAGAGTTGATTCCAGTTCAATGATGATTTCAACAAACCAGAAAATAATTGGAAAATGGCATaccaaaaaaaagaaagaatatctCATGAACGAGAACATCAAGGAGATTTCCAACTACTGTAAATTGAATGAG ATTGGATTCCAAATTGAAGTGCTTGTAGGACCTACTGCAGAGGTTGCCTCTACTGCTGCCAAGGATTTTCAGGCCACaagtttgattttatttag ACAGATCCACAAAGATATGAAGTATTTCATGCGCCGGCATCCTTGTGGCATGTATAGGATAACAAGTGACAATTCAATTGAGAGGTTGAAAGATCCAAAATCAACATCCAGCACCAAATCACTTGTTGACAGGCAAGAAAATGTAAGCTATAAAGAAATGTTTCCAGGAAGTGAAGAGGAAGAACGTTCTCTTCAGAGTGAGT ATCAAGCAGTGTCCAGGTCTTCATCAAGTGATATGTTGACATCAACTGGAGCCTCAAGTCAGTGGAGTACAGAAGTCTCCAATTCTAGTTTTGGAAGCTTCCGGTATGGCCATCAACACCAAGAGGGAAATTTCTATTCAAATATAGAACAAGAAACAGCAGGAAACCGATCACTATTTCACATTTCGGAGAATGAAGAAATGAACCAATCGGAAGTagataaaaaagagaaacacGGTAGAAATACTGAAAAATCTCATATGGAGGAAGAATTTACAAATCCACTTTGTTCTGTGTGCAATAATCGACGACCAAAAGTTGGATTGCAGATAGATTTCACTTATGCAGAGCTCTTTGCTGCTACAAAAGGATTTTCTCCCAACAACTTTCTGTCAGAAGGAGGATTTGGATCTGTCTACAAAGGACTGCTTAATGGAATGAAGATTGCTGTCAAGCAACATAAAAATGCAGGTTTCCAAGGAGAGAAGGAGTTTAAGTCCGAAGTGAATTTACTTAGCAAAGCAAGACATGAGAATGTGGTTGTGCTGCTAGGTTCATGCTCAGAAGGAACTAATAGGCTTCTTGTGTATGAATATGTTTGCAATGGTTCACTAGACCAACATCTATCAG AACATTCTCGCTCACCTCTTAGTTGGGAAGATAGGATCAATATAGCAATTGGAGCTGCCAAAGGCTTACTATACTTACACAAGAATAAAATGATACACAGAGATGTGAGACCAAATAATATCCTTATAACACATGATCATCATCCATTG ATAGGAGACTTTGGATTAGCAAGAAGTCAAAATGAAGACTCGATACACTCAACCGAAGTTGTTGGAACTTTGGGGTACTTGGCACCAGAATATGCAGAACATGGGAAAGTGTCTAGCAAAACAGATGTATACTCTTTTGGAGTGGTTCTACTGCAGCTAATAACAGGAATGAGAACTACAGATAAAAGACTTGGAGGAAGAAGTCTTGTGGGATGG GCAAGGCCACTTTTAAAAGAGAGGAACTATCCAGATTTAATTGATGAAAGGATCATTAAGGCTCATGATGTTCATCAACTATTTTGGATGGTTCGAATAGCTGAGAAATGTCTAAGCAGAGAGCCTCAAAGGAGACTAAATATGATTCAG GTTGTTGATGCTTTGACTGACATTGTGGAAGGCAGAACATGTGACAGCATCTTAAGAGATTACTCCCCAGCAAGGTCAGATTCGATTTATAGTGCATCAGAGTCTGACGAATCTGAAGATGAAATGAAGGAATCCTTCAAGTGCGAAGATGAATCACCAACTCGCAGTTCAGAATTCATAGATAGTAATAGCACATGTCAGATGATGCACATGAATTTAAGACAGCCACCATCTCCTCCAATTCAGAGCGTCTCTCTAAGTAGCTCAAGCTCGCATTATTCTCATGATGAGTCAACTAGTGATGGTGAAGCATTACAAATATCAAAATCCAATGAGGGTAGCTCAATTTTTAGATGCTAG